Sequence from the Theropithecus gelada isolate Dixy chromosome 20, Tgel_1.0, whole genome shotgun sequence genome:
gctacgcagaaggctgaggcaagagaactgcttgagcccgggaggtggaggttgcagtgagccgagatcgtgccactgtactccagcctgaatgaaaaaaagataaaagatgctTTATGTATTACTATTTGTCTGGGACTAGAATTTTGAGAGGCAAATCATTTGATCAcgtaaaaatagaaacttttacATCAAAGTGTGATAACCTTACTTACACATTGTTCCATACTTAGCTGGTTTTGTTTGCATCTTTCTGCAAACATTAAGAGGAGATggatttgattctttttttttttttgctatggtTCATGTAAACAGTTGAGACTGCTACATAAAGTAGCATTTGCCTCCTAAAAGTCTAGTCCCAAACAGTAATACTGTAGGTTAAAAGAAAGCCATTTTAAGACATGAAAGAATGCAGACAACTCCTGTCTCTTTAGAAGCTAAAGCAAGGAAGAAGCAGAGATTCCACAATTCAGCAACAGCCATGGCGAAGAGCCAGTCTCACTGGAGAAGCAGAGGGAAAGGCTTCCAGAGAACCAGGCTTAATTAAAGTATCACCCTTGGTACACATGTGTTCAGAAAATTACACAAGTGAAAACAGGAAGTAGTGAACAAGGAAATGCAATCATAGTATATATTACTGATGTCTGGCTCTACAATGAAAGGATTTTCAGTTCATTCCGTGACAGTGCTATAAACAATGATAGCCaattaaaaagaagtaaaggccggtcatggtggctcatgcctgtaatcccagcactttggaaggccaaggtgggcggatcacttgaggccaggagttcgagaccagcctggctaacgtggtgaaccccccccatctctactaaaaatacaaaaattagctgggtgtggcagcacaagcctgtaatcccagctacgcgggtggctgaggcacaagaattgcttgaacgtgggaggcgtgagctgagatggcaccactacactccaggcctaggtgacagaggttATCtcagatgctatctcaaaaaaaaaaaaaaaaatggcataacCTATCTATCTCTACAGTCTCCTAAAATAGTTGAGAGCTAAATCTCATCCACCACAATGGGAAGCCCATTGCTAATgacaagctgattttttttttaatgggggcAGCTGGTTCAGTGGTATCTTTTGGTGATTTaaatgcctgtgatcctagcactctgggaagctgaggcaggagaactgcttgaggccaggagttcaagactagcctggccaacatagaccCTGTTTCTGTTAATAAAAGTGGTCACCTCTGAGGGGTGGCAGTCAGGTCAGGCAGTGCAAGAGCTTTCCTATTAAAACTTTTAGTCTGATTTGATGTTTATAAATCTgcatttatgactttttttttcctttttcttatcaaAGTATTTCAGATACCTTCTATTCCGGCCAAAAGCACTCAAGCTAGGTCAGGAAGAGGCCCCAGCCCCTTAGATCCTCAGTCTGCCAGTTGGCTTCCCTAAGCGGCAGCTGGGGACAGAGAGCTCAGTGGGACTTCTGCTGactccctgctccccacaccTTAGGAGCAGGACCTAGACACAGTCAGACTGACTGGCGTTTTGACCATCAAGTTAGGTACGTTCACGGCCTAAGAAAAGCTTCTGGGATGCAGGGTCCGTGACTGCACCACACATGCACAAGGCGCTGCTGCTTCCACTCACATTTCTGGGCACTGGAGACCTGTGACCCTCCCTGCCACGGTGTGACTAGAGGCAAAACGACCAATTTCTTTAACCTAAAAGTCCAGAACCTGAGACCTGACAAGGAATCCTTTTGATTCCTGCTGCCAGAGGCCACCTGAGAAATGTGCGCCACCAGCGCTCTAAGCCTGGCTGGCATCAGAGTCGCTCAGGAAGCTTTACAGAAATTCAGATACCCAGGACAGTACACACCTACTGAACGGAACTgaatctatgtattttttttttttctgagacacagtcttgctctgtcgcccagtctggagtgcagtggtgtgatctcggttctcactgcaacctccacctcccaggttcaagcaattctcctatctcagcctcccgccACCAcaggtatttttagtagagatggggtttcaccatattggttaggctggtgtcgaactcctgacctcaggtaatccacccgccttgacctcccaaaatgctgggattataggcatgagccaccatgcccagcctgtattttttaaaagatgattctgATGGAACTGGCTCACAGACTGGCATCTGGGAACCACTGGTTTAGGTTCAGACTATTAGCAGATACAGCTTATTTTGTCAGCGTACAGACTTGCAGCAGAATATTTAAAACCGAGTGTGCCAGAAAATCTGCATTGTGTGGCTGCACCTCGGGTGCACATGTCCCGTAAGGCCTCCAACCCTGCAGGAAACCCCCCTACTCTTGGGGAAGATGGCAGCAAAGTTCACCTCACCTGATCACTCATGTCTCCAGACTCCCAGAGGGCAAACACCTTCTGCTCATCTGGGGAAGCAGCAGTCTGTGGGGGAAACTGACCAAGGCCCAGGTGTGAGTTGCTTCTCCATCTCTACCCCATGGATCCACTTGCTTGCCTCACCACTCCCTGTGTGCCCCAGCCCAGATGCAGGAACGTGAGTTCCAATCCCAGCCTTGGGCAGCCACAAACCTGCGCCTGTCACCTCACCATGGGGAGGAGGCCAGCACACCCCCCCAGGGCCTGACAGGGCTCCAGCAAGAGAAAGGGGGAGTGTGATGGGCCCAGTGAAATGCCCAGCTTCGAGTCTGCACATATCCTCCATACAGTGGGGAAGCTGCGTCTGTTTCCCCATCAGACTGGCACCAACTCAACTCTGCTTTAACACCCAGAGTCCTCCCTCCTGAAGACACCAACCCTGATGGAGGGGTGCCCCCTTCCCCATAACTCCTTTAGGGTACCCTGGGGATTCTTTTCAACTGCTTCCCACACGCACCGTGTCAGTGTGGGTTACAGGCACTGCCTGACTCCCAAGCAATCCAGGCCACTTTGTCCAAAGGTGGACCAGGACGAGTGTGACACAGGCCTGGGTCCTGGAGAGAAGGGGACAGGGAGGGGGTGTCTGGGATGGTAGTTTCCAGTCCTGGTTCCATCACACAAGTAGCAATAATGGTTACTACCAGTAAAAGCCCTGTGAGGCCTCCAGTACACACTCGAATTTAAGCATTAGAAACGGGAGGTAGTACGTGGGGAAAAGTAAGCTCAGAGAGATTTAGCTCACAgtccatggtcacacagctagtaagcagcagaaccaggagttcaagtcaaGTCCTCGATCTGTTCTCTTGCCCTGGACCTCAGCTCCCTCACGTAGAACACAGAAGTGGCTGGGATCTGAGGTCTCTTACATCTTGGATGTGATTACGATACAGTCTCCTTGTCAGGATGGCAAGGAGAGCGTTACAGCTAGGGCCATGGTGCCTCCTGAAGACGCCAGTCCCACCCCAAAGCAACATGGACAGAGGGGGTCCGGAAGGAGCGGTGGGGGTGTCTGAGGGTGGCCATGTCCCACCCCTCACCTCTGTCCACTCCAGCGGCCCAAAACAACCTTGCTAATGTCAGGCAGGTGTCCTCCCTGGCCTGGCCCAGCTCATGAAGGTGAGCTTGTGGAAATCCAGACCCATGTGCTGGGTGGGTAGGAGCCCAAACCCCGCCAGTACCTCCCACAGGGGGCTGCCTGCCAGCAGGGCCAATCCCCTGAGACAGCCTAGGTGCCACAGGGCCTCCTGTCCTAGTTTCTATTCCTCATATACAGGGATGGGCTTTGGCCTCAGATCATCACCCAAGGCTGCAGGCGCTCCTGACCTTGGCAATGAAAAACATCAGTGCTTTCTTAGAGACCACCACAGCCCCACCTCACCCCATTTTGCTGCCAGGTCTGGGCACAGCCTTGTGGAAAAGGAGCATGGGAAAGGTATGCCTCAGGCAGCACCTGGCACTCTCCATCATCAGCGCAGGGAAACAGTCCCCAGCACACACTCTGCTCCTCCCTGTCAGGGCCCCTCCCAGTTATGGAAAAGCAGCCCATGGGGAAGGGGGCAGGAGGCTTGCAATACCACACTCAAGGCCCGGCACTGCAAGTGCTGGGAGCACAGCGCTGAGCTGGTCAGCTTGCTTCTGATGCACAGGGAGGCCGCCAGGACCCAGCCCAAGCTCCAAGCTGGGGTGCTGGCACAGCTGTGGGGAAGCAGCTCATCTTAGCTGAGCACAAAGGATTCAAAACTCCAGGCCACTACACTGAGGTCCAAATTCCAGCTCTACTACCTCCTAGGTAGCGACCTTTAAACGTACATTTCATtccttggagcctcagtttcttcatctgcagatTGCAAAGAAGATCAAACGATCTTAGAAGTTAAATCATTCCAAACAATGGCAAAGCTAGTAGGAAACCGTCAGGCGTTCTTGGTGGAGGACAGGGTGAGAAACCAGGCAGAGGCCCTGTTTCACTAGGCCCTGCGGCAGGCTAGACAATAGGCCGGGCCTTCAGACACCGTATGTAGCCCCTACCACAATCCTGTGACATAAAACCCAACATGATCCCacttcatgaggacagagcctcGGAGAAGCTGACTTGCCCATGTCACACCTAGGCCCACATGAGAGCAAATGCTCACCAGGCATGGCCTCCCGTGTCCCCACGTGGCCTCCCAACAGCTGGTtctccccacctccatcccccatcccccGGGCAGGCAGGGCTCAGGCCCTTCACCAGGTGAGCCGACTTCTCCCCACAGCTCCTTTCTGCGCAGGTGCCCTCCCGAGAGGCCGCAGGCAGCCCCTTTACCCGCCTATCCCAGCAGCGTGGGCTCTACTTACAGGCACCAGTATCTGCTTGCAACCAGCGGCCAGCACCGTGTCCTGCAGCATGCGGTCCGAGATGCCGCTGAAGAGTGTGTGGCCAGGGGGCAGGCTGGCCAAGTGCAGGTTGAAGAGGCGCTTGAGTTCGCTCAGCGTGAGCACAAACTGTCTCTGAAAGGTGGCCTCCACGAAGGCCCTCAGTTCCCGAGCCACAGGGGTGCTGGCGCAGCCCGGGGGCGGGTGCCCATTGAAGCTGTCCGTGCCTGCAGCCCGCCCGGGAGGCAGCCCGTTGGCCAGCTTGCTGTGGAGGCCGCTGGGGGAAGTGTCCAtgggctcctcctcctccgcctcctgcTCGTCGTCCTCCTCGCCCTCCTCGCTCACCGGCTCCTCCTTGATCCGCACACCGGGCGGGACCGCAGGCGCCCGCAGCTGCTCCTTCCGCCGCTGCAGCTCCCGCTCCAGCAACGCATGGTTCTGCTGGGCCTTGGTTTTGGCTACTTGGATCCGCTGGTCCCCAGAGACCAGCCCAGCAGGCCCTGCGGGGAGGGAGGCAGCACTGCTCAGGAAGGCACAGGGATGGGAAGCCAAAGGCCCAGCAGGGGACCGTGGGGCTGAAGCGAGTGGCCCGTCCTGGTCTCATCCCCAACCTTTCTCGGCAATCAGCCGCCCCATCAGTGAAGTGAAAACTGTCCAAATGAGCCGAGAGTCATGCGGGAATGCGTGCTGCTGAGTTCCTCCCCCGAGCATCTCTTCCTGGCCCGCTTGTTGACCCAAGGGGGTGAGTGGGCCTCAGAGGCCTGGAACCCAGACCCAGCCCTGGAATCCGCAAGCCTCCATCCCTGAGGCTTGCTGCTGGGCAAGCGACCAGCTGCGGTCTGTGGGTGgcgggaaaggaaggagggaggagggtggagggtggagggtggaaggtggaaggtggagggtggacAGTGAGAGCCCTCCACCCTCTCCAGGCCTGGGCCTGACAAGCTCTAGCACAGCAGCCCTTCCCGAGCCGCAGTGAGGAGCCGGGGCCGCCCAGCCCAAAGCCCCTCACACACCTGACTGTGCATCCGGCTTCTTTGGCATGGTTTCCTTTACAAGATTATAGACTTTTTCCAGTCTGAAAAGAAGAGTAACCCCATTAACTTTAAACCACGTCCCCTACCATCTGCTTCACAAGAGAAACAACCACCCCTTAGGCCCCAGGACGTGCTGGTTACTGACAACAGCGCGGGCTTGGAGCTCGGTCAGCCCTACTGGGTCCCTCTTCTGGCAGTGCACGGCCCCACGACCACCCCGACCCCATCAGTCTCCTGCCAATACCCCTCTGGCCCCCAGGCCCGGGCTCTTGCTCCTGACTGCTCCCTCTCTCCATCACATCCCTCTTCCCTGAGCCCTCAGAGTACAACCGCCCTGATGAGCAGGTACTGACTGTGTGTCCCGTGCTGAAAGGACGGTGGGATCAGCCAGCAATGCCTATCAGCCTGGGGCAGGAGCGTGGGGGAGGAGTGTGGTGCCACGGACCCCCACCTGCCCTTCATACACAGATCCAGCCCAACTGTGCTCTCCCCAGACGTGGGGTTTCAAGAGGCTGCTCGGATCCGCCCTGATAGTGCTCTCCGGGATGTGGGGTTGCTGGGATCACCGggctgcccctccccagccccaggtgcTTACTTGGCCTGGATACCCGTCCACAGCATGTGCTGCCGCTGGACCACATCTGGGTGCTTCTTGATGAACTCCCCGTCGTAAGGCAGAATGAACTCCCAGCCTTTGTTGATCCTCACCACAGCCATGTGCTCCAGgaagtccttcacatcctccGCGCAGAGCTGGAGGGTAGGGGGCCCAGGGTGAGAGGCACAgccagccccctcccctccagCAGCAGCCTGGGCCTTAGACCACAAAAACACCACTTACTTTGGTCACCGTTGCCACCTCTTTCCTAACCACCCAGCGGCTCTGCGTGAACTTCCACATCTGAGGGAGAAGAAGCAGCACGTTCTGGGGGCAGCCACAGACTGCTTCCAGGACTGTCCCGGGAACTCACCTGGCAGGCCTGGGAGCCAGAGCTTGGGACAGACCTGGGCTCCTGGCCTTGACTCTTCCCAGCAGTGTGGCCTCAGGCAGTCCCTTCACTCTGcacctccctccttttctcttccataAAGGAGCTCCAGGCCCATCTCTTCCAGGGGGACCATGAGACCACCTACCCCACCTAGACCACAGCGCTCCCTGGGGTGGGAGATGCCCTGCCCGGCTCCCAGGATACAGTGAGGACTCgggctgggaggggctgccacagaCACTCGCGCTCTGCATAGGTGGCACTTCACAGTGGTAGCTGCTAATGGCTGGTGGGAGGCCGCCCATCCTTCCAGAAGCTCTCAGCCCCCTGCAGCCTCTACTCTGCCTCAACAGGTCTCCTGCACTCTGATTAAATTTGTGGGGTGACTGGGAGAGGTAAGGGTGGCTGGCTGAGAGACACAGGGAATGGATGACTATCACCTATGCTAACGTAGACTGGACCACACCCCCTCCCAAGCCCCCAGTTCTGACAGTGTCTACACACTGGAGTGGGGCGGGCAGGGGCAGCTGGGGACAAATGGCACTTTATCTGGGAAGGCAAGCCTGGGAGTGGTGATCGTGCATGCTGACCCCTAGGAGCAAAGACGCTGCTCAGGCACCAGGACACCGACTGCCCAGAGGAGTTGGGGAGGCTCCTTCGGGAAGAGAAGAGGCAGATGCTTCCTTCAGCTTAAGGGCTGCCTTGTGACTGGGACGGCATACCAGCACGCCGAGGGCTGCGGGACAGCTCCTGGAGGACATGCTTCAGCCAGCACCAAGCCTAGGAAGACTGTGGCTCCCAGCTGCATGGAGTTCCAGGCCTTGAGAGGGAGGCCACGGGTGGGGTGATGGGAAGGGAGACACCAGCTCAGGAGTCCCAAACTCCAGGGACAGGCACAAGGGAGGCAAAGGCACCCTGGGACTGTGGTGAACTGGGGACCACTAGCACCCTGTGGGGAAGTGGCCCCAGGGGTGTCAGGCAGTCCGATTACCCTTGACAGCTAGACATCTGGTTTGCATCaaaatttcaatttataaaatcTGACAACCAAGGCAGTATTTCTAAACCACCACTCAGGCCGAATGAAACGTGCTTCTTGACCCACCCCAACTGTGCTAGAGAACCGGAAGGTTCTTTCGAGCCTGAGACTCCAGGCTtctgaggggaaggaggagaaaagcagAGGCCAGGGCCTCCTCACACACCCGCCTCCAACTGGAGCCTCTGCCAGGCCCAGGTCTTCAGAAGCTCTGCACCGCTGCCCCCCTCTTCCCACGCCCCCACCGTGGGTCCAGAGAACCCAAGGTACTTACAACGAAGTCTCGGCCCCGGCAGAGCACCTCGGCAGGCACACCGCTGTGAGGGCTGGACGAGTCCTTGGGGTATAGGATGTCACTGCCAATGCAGGTGAGGGTGGCAGGTCAGTCCCTGTCCTGAGTCCCTTCTACTGCTGCCCCTCCCAGCCGAGTCCCAGCCCACGACTCTTTCCAACGTGGGCTGGGTACAGGCCTGATCCCCAAGAGCTCCCCTCAGGAGCCACATCTGTGAACACACACCTGGGAAAGAAGCACCCCCCTACCCCACACACCCCACCAAGCGTTCTTCCTCTTATTATTCCTCAACCCACCACGCACACCAGCCTCATCCTAAGCCCCCTGCACGTTCAGGGAGAGGTCACGGGCTCAGAGACAGACAAGGTGAGGAACAGCCCGGGACCTCAAGGAGCCCAGGACTCTGGAAGACAACTGGTCCCTGCACGCGACACCAAGAGAACCAGGGATGAAGCCATCCGCAAGCCCTTGGCCACCTGCTGAAAGGGGCAGGTGGGCATGAACCGAGGTCAGAGGCAGGGGAGGCGTGTTAGCCCTTGGAGAGAACAGGCCCAGCACTCAAGGCTCAGGGAACTTCAGGGGAAAGGCCGGGGCCTTGGACAGCAGGACACGAGAATCTCCAGAGCATAGCCCTGACCCAG
This genomic interval carries:
- the POLR3E gene encoding DNA-directed RNA polymerase III subunit RPC5 isoform X6 — translated: MPLHSTGELHLTPLHGILQLRPSFSYLDKADAKHREREAANEAGDSSQDEAEDDVKQITVRFSRPESEQARQRRVQSYEFLQKKHAEEPWVHLHYYGLRDSRSEHERQYLLCPGSSGVENTELVKSPSEYLMMLMPPSQEEEKDKPVAPSNVLSMAQLRTLPLADQIKILMKNVKVMPFANLMSLLGPSIDSVAVLRGIQKVAMLVQGNWVVKSDILYPKDSSSPHSGVPAEVLCRGRDFVMWKFTQSRWVVRKEVATVTKLCAEDVKDFLEHMAVVRINKGWEFILPYDGEFIKKHPDVVQRQHMLWTGIQAKLEKVYNLVKETMPKKPDAQSGPAGLVSGDQRIQVAKTKAQQNHALLERELQRRKEQLRAPAVPPGVRIKEEPVSEEGEEDDEQEAEEEEPMDTSPSGLHSKLANGLPPGRAAGTDSFNGHPPPGCASTPVARELRAFVEATFQRQFVLTLSELKRLFNLHLASLPPGHTLFSGISDRMLQDTVLAAGCKQILVPFPPQTAASPDEQKVFALWESGDMSDQHRQVLLEIFSKNYRVRRNMIQSRLTQECGEDLSKQEVDKVLKDCCVSYGGMWYLKGTVQS